A DNA window from Patescibacteria group bacterium contains the following coding sequences:
- the pheS gene encoding phenylalanine--tRNA ligase subunit alpha → MDVKGSLHPITQLLREAISNFRDLGFDVYQGPEVETEWYNFDALNMASDHPARDMQDTFWLTNGKLLRTHTSNGQVRYAETRKPPIKAVFPGQVYRNEATDFKHETSIYQLEGLCIDKNINVGHLFGTLEQFFKKMYGEETEIRFRPSFFPFVEPGFEVEAKYKGKWIELLGAGMVHPKVLKNMKIDPKVYSGFAFGMGIDRLVMLKYGIEDIRNLRSGDLRFLKQF, encoded by the coding sequence ATGGACGTCAAAGGAAGTCTACATCCTATCACTCAGCTTTTGAGAGAAGCAATCTCCAATTTTCGAGATCTTGGTTTTGATGTGTACCAGGGACCGGAAGTTGAGACCGAATGGTACAACTTTGACGCACTCAACATGGCCTCTGATCACCCCGCACGTGACATGCAGGACACTTTCTGGCTTACAAACGGTAAACTACTCCGCACTCACACTTCGAACGGCCAAGTTAGGTACGCAGAAACACGCAAACCGCCGATCAAGGCTGTTTTCCCTGGCCAGGTTTATCGCAATGAAGCGACCGACTTCAAGCATGAAACCAGCATTTATCAACTCGAAGGCTTGTGTATCGACAAAAATATCAACGTTGGCCATCTATTTGGCACACTTGAGCAGTTTTTCAAGAAAATGTATGGAGAAGAGACTGAAATCAGATTTCGACCCAGCTTCTTCCCTTTTGTCGAGCCAGGGTTTGAAGTTGAAGCCAAATACAAGGGCAAATGGATTGAGCTACTCGGCGCCGGAATGGTCCACCCCAAAGTGTTGAAAAACATGAAAATCGACCCCAAAGTGTACTCTGGATTCGCATTTGGTATGGGCATAGACCGGCTCGTAATGCTCAAATACGGTATCGAAGATATCCGAAATCTGCGTTCAGGAGATCTTAGATTTCTAAAGCAATTCTAA
- the rbfA gene encoding 30S ribosome-binding factor RbfA has translation MVTQRMYKFDELILRELSIALAEFFPEEIVSITQVHTSKDLSFAKVWISSVKDPEGVVKKFQAGAKDLRKVLATRVKARKVPSLYFVSDLTEEKAARIDQLLREI, from the coding sequence ATGGTTACACAAAGAATGTACAAATTTGACGAATTGATTCTGCGAGAGCTCTCGATCGCGTTGGCCGAGTTTTTTCCTGAGGAAATCGTATCTATTACCCAGGTCCACACCTCCAAGGATCTCTCTTTTGCCAAAGTCTGGATTAGCTCAGTCAAGGACCCAGAAGGCGTAGTCAAAAAGTTCCAGGCGGGTGCCAAGGATTTGCGAAAAGTCTTGGCTACACGTGTCAAAGCACGAAAAGTGCCTTCTCTTTATTTTGTTTCTGATTTGACTGAGGAGAAAGCGGCTAGAATCGATCAGTTACTTCGGGAGATATAG
- the rpsI gene encoding 30S ribosomal protein S9 yields MVEKKETTTKQYWTGIGRRKTAVAFVKITGEKEILINAKAAKMTAEIDSPFELVGEKGKFGLSVKVSGGGKVSQIDAIRLGIARALEKFNPEFRTTLKKAGLLTRDPREKERKKPGLKRARRAPQWAKR; encoded by the coding sequence ATGGTTGAGAAGAAAGAAACTACAACAAAACAATACTGGACTGGTATCGGCCGACGCAAAACCGCTGTCGCTTTTGTCAAAATCACTGGTGAAAAAGAGATTTTGATCAATGCCAAAGCGGCCAAGATGACTGCTGAGATTGATTCACCATTTGAACTAGTCGGCGAAAAAGGCAAATTTGGCCTTAGCGTCAAGGTCTCAGGTGGCGGCAAAGTCAGCCAAATCGATGCAATCAGACTTGGTATCGCTCGTGCTCTTGAGAAATTCAACCCAGAATTCCGCACAACCCTGAAAAAAGCTGGTCTTCTCACCCGCGACCCAAGAGAGAAAGAGCGCAAGAAACCAGGTCTCAAACGTGCTCGCAGAGCACCACAGTGGGCCAAACGCTAA
- the rplM gene encoding 50S ribosomal protein L13, producing the protein MENTTENRDWYFFDAAGQTLGRLSTQIADLLRGKNKVDFRPNKDGGDFVVVVNADKFVLTGKKMDQKRYYKHTGYLGNLKTDTVSDLMTKHPGEVIKKAVQGMLPHNKLQDKFMARLKIYAGAEHPHNNAKFKNS; encoded by the coding sequence ATGGAAAATACGACTGAAAATAGAGACTGGTACTTTTTCGACGCCGCTGGCCAAACGCTAGGTCGCTTGAGCACCCAGATCGCAGATTTGCTCAGAGGCAAGAACAAAGTTGACTTTCGTCCAAACAAGGACGGTGGCGACTTCGTTGTTGTCGTGAATGCTGACAAATTCGTGCTTACCGGCAAGAAAATGGACCAAAAACGTTATTACAAACACACTGGCTACCTTGGAAACTTGAAGACTGACACAGTTTCAGACTTGATGACCAAGCACCCAGGCGAAGTGATCAAAAAAGCAGTTCAGGGAATGCTTCCACACAACAAACTTCAGGACAAATTCATGGCTCGTCTGAAAATTTACGCAGGCGCCGAGCACCCACACAACAACGCGAAATTTAAGAATAGCTAA
- the rplQ gene encoding 50S ribosomal protein L17 encodes MRKFGRKTDHRNHLIRNLATSLVLYETIDTTEAKAKEVKSYIDKVLARNKGTDFNVIRNLNTIFFDKNAVKKVIEELVPRFADRKSGFCKSYHLKNRVGDNSSMMRVELIGKKTVVKEDKKVETKAEKAEKTEEAVKVEKKVKEKVKK; translated from the coding sequence ATGAGAAAGTTTGGAAGAAAAACCGATCACCGAAATCACTTAATCCGAAACCTGGCTACTTCTTTGGTATTGTATGAAACAATCGATACCACCGAAGCCAAAGCCAAAGAGGTTAAGTCATATATCGACAAGGTATTGGCTCGCAACAAAGGCACTGATTTCAATGTAATCAGAAATCTAAATACTATTTTCTTCGACAAAAACGCAGTTAAGAAAGTTATCGAAGAGTTAGTTCCTAGATTTGCTGATCGCAAAAGTGGTTTCTGCAAAAGCTATCACCTGAAAAACAGAGTTGGCGACAATTCTAGCATGATGCGCGTAGAGCTTATCGGCAAGAAAACAGTTGTCAAAGAGGACAAAAAGGTTGAAACCAAAGCTGAAAAAGCTGAGAAAACAGAAGAAGCTGTCAAAGTAGAGAAAAAAGTTAAAGAAAAAGTGAAGAAATAA
- a CDS encoding DNA-directed RNA polymerase subunit alpha, which translates to MEKISLPKITEEKLGDNHSKFSIEPLYPGYGATIGNSIRRVLLSSITGAAATSFKIEGASHEFTAVPHAKEDVIEIMMNLKGVSFRSFSDEPVVLELSKKGPATVTAKDFKANSNIEIINPDAHIVTLDKGANFEMEVTIEKDRGFRAVHIGTGEKGEIGQIGIDALFSPVLRVAMNIEDTRVGMMTNYDKLILEVITNGTVAPFQALKEASTVLIDHFSAILIEGDAPEEIVESALEIPVDGEEAVVIDGEIDNKTKVEDLNLSSRTLNALLNSGIKTVGGLKKLSQLKLEEVKGLGKKGVEEILMILG; encoded by the coding sequence ATGGAAAAAATCAGCTTGCCAAAAATAACAGAAGAAAAATTGGGTGACAATCACTCCAAGTTTTCTATCGAACCTCTTTATCCAGGTTACGGTGCAACAATCGGTAATTCAATTCGCCGAGTATTGCTTTCGTCTATCACTGGCGCAGCCGCTACTTCATTCAAGATTGAAGGCGCTTCTCATGAATTTACCGCAGTACCACACGCCAAAGAAGACGTTATCGAAATCATGATGAACCTAAAGGGCGTTTCATTCCGTTCTTTCAGCGACGAACCAGTCGTCTTGGAACTCTCAAAGAAGGGTCCTGCTACTGTTACTGCCAAGGATTTCAAGGCCAACAGCAACATCGAAATCATCAATCCTGATGCTCACATCGTGACACTCGACAAGGGTGCCAATTTCGAGATGGAAGTAACCATCGAAAAAGATCGTGGCTTTCGCGCAGTTCACATTGGTACCGGCGAAAAAGGTGAAATCGGCCAGATTGGCATCGATGCTCTTTTCTCACCAGTCCTACGTGTTGCCATGAATATCGAAGACACTCGTGTCGGTATGATGACCAACTATGACAAACTTATCCTTGAAGTCATCACCAACGGTACAGTTGCTCCTTTCCAGGCTCTCAAAGAGGCTTCCACAGTACTTATCGACCACTTCAGCGCTATCCTCATCGAGGGTGATGCACCAGAAGAAATCGTTGAGTCTGCCCTTGAAATTCCTGTTGACGGAGAAGAAGCTGTTGTAATTGACGGCGAAATTGATAACAAGACAAAAGTTGAAGACTTAAACCTTTCTTCACGCACACTTAACGCTTTGCTTAACTCCGGTATCAAGACAGTTGGCGGTTTGAAAAAACTCTCCCAGCTCAAGCTTGAAGAGGTCAAGGGTCTTGGCAAAAAGGGTGTTGAAGAGATCCTAATGATCCTCGGCTAA
- the rpsD gene encoding 30S ribosomal protein S4, translated as METACKKCRREGVKLILKGERCLSNKCAIVKRPYAPGSSGQGFKGKMSEYGKQLREKQKAKRIYNINETQFKNYVVKAEKMIGNKTENLMQLLETRVDNIILRAGFAPSHSKARQCISHGLFTLNGHPIYTPSIQVQIGDIIAPKKKEAYSEISLSTSLSWLETDTKKMTVVIRHLPAREEIDTPINESLIIEYYSR; from the coding sequence ATGGAGACAGCCTGCAAAAAATGCCGTCGTGAGGGAGTTAAGCTCATCTTAAAAGGTGAGAGATGTTTGTCGAACAAATGTGCAATCGTCAAGCGTCCTTATGCTCCTGGCTCTTCTGGGCAGGGTTTCAAAGGCAAAATGAGTGAATATGGCAAACAACTTCGTGAGAAGCAGAAAGCCAAACGCATTTATAATATCAACGAAACTCAATTCAAAAACTACGTTGTAAAAGCCGAGAAAATGATTGGTAACAAGACTGAGAATTTGATGCAGTTGCTCGAAACTCGAGTTGACAATATCATTCTTCGCGCCGGATTTGCTCCTTCACATTCGAAGGCAAGACAGTGCATTTCTCATGGTCTTTTCACTCTCAACGGTCACCCTATCTATACTCCTTCTATTCAGGTTCAGATCGGTGACATTATCGCTCCAAAGAAAAAGGAAGCATATTCTGAAATTTCCCTCAGCACCTCACTTTCATGGCTAGAAACTGATACCAAGAAAATGACAGTTGTCATCCGACATCTACCTGCCCGTGAAGAAATTGACACACCTATCAATGAAAGTCTAATTATTGAGTACTACTCTAGATAA
- the rpsK gene encoding 30S ribosomal protein S11: protein MPKEAKKADKKVVKKVAKKKAPVYSGSIYIQSTFNNTIVTVTDENGGVIAWSTAGALGFRGAKKSTPYAAQLAIANALEKAKLRGFHKANVFVSGVGPGRDAAVRALANANIEASVIKDTTPLAHNGCRAKKPRRV from the coding sequence ATGCCAAAAGAAGCAAAAAAAGCAGATAAGAAAGTAGTCAAGAAGGTAGCGAAGAAAAAGGCACCGGTTTATTCTGGTAGCATTTATATCCAATCCACCTTCAACAACACCATCGTTACAGTTACAGACGAAAATGGTGGAGTAATCGCTTGGTCAACCGCCGGAGCCTTGGGTTTCCGTGGAGCCAAGAAATCAACTCCTTATGCCGCTCAGCTTGCTATCGCGAACGCTCTTGAAAAAGCAAAGCTTCGGGGCTTCCACAAAGCGAATGTATTCGTTTCTGGAGTTGGCCCTGGTCGTGATGCTGCCGTTAGAGCCTTGGCGAATGCCAACATTGAAGCTTCTGTAATCAAGGATACTACTCCTCTCGCGCACAATGGTTGCCGAGCGAAGAAGCCACGTAGAGTTTAA
- the rpsM gene encoding 30S ribosomal protein S13, whose protein sequence is MARVGGINLPNEKRIEIALTYLYGIGLPLSQKILKELKISPDIRVKDVTEQDLENIRQFIGKSYKVEGDLRSEVAQNIKRLKEISSYRGTRHAKGLPVRGQQTKTNARTKRGKKVTMGSGRRAVEKK, encoded by the coding sequence ATGGCTCGAGTCGGTGGTATCAACCTTCCAAATGAAAAAAGAATCGAAATCGCCCTTACATATCTGTACGGTATCGGGTTGCCTTTGAGTCAGAAAATTCTGAAAGAGCTCAAAATTAGCCCTGATATTAGAGTTAAAGACGTTACTGAGCAAGATTTGGAAAATATTCGCCAATTCATTGGCAAAAGCTACAAAGTCGAAGGTGATCTTCGCTCTGAAGTGGCCCAAAACATCAAACGATTGAAAGAAATTTCAAGCTACAGAGGGACTCGTCACGCCAAAGGCTTGCCAGTTCGCGGTCAACAGACCAAGACCAACGCTCGTACCAAACGTGGCAAGAAAGTCACTATGGGCTCTGGCCGAAGAGCAGTAGAGAAGAAATAA
- the rpmJ gene encoding 50S ribosomal protein L36: MKVQASVKKICDKCKVVIRSKKGKCSRISSKKRVFILCENPKHKQRQG; this comes from the coding sequence ATGAAAGTACAGGCATCCGTAAAGAAAATTTGTGATAAGTGTAAAGTCGTTATCCGAAGCAAGAAGGGAAAATGTTCCCGAATCAGCTCGAAGAAGCGGGTTTTTATCTTATGTGAGAATCCAAAGCACAAACAGAGACAAGGCTAA
- the infA gene encoding translation initiation factor IF-1, whose amino-acid sequence MSKDDIIEVAGKVVEVLADSRYKVLLDTGHPVLGYLSGRMKQNHIQVTTGDSVTMELTPYDLSRGRITRRLNLSQGQPPRR is encoded by the coding sequence ATGTCAAAAGATGATATTATTGAGGTTGCCGGAAAAGTAGTCGAGGTCCTAGCGGATTCACGTTACAAGGTCTTACTCGACACTGGTCATCCGGTGCTAGGTTATTTGTCTGGGCGAATGAAACAGAATCATATTCAGGTCACTACTGGCGACTCAGTCACCATGGAGTTGACCCCATATGACCTGTCGCGCGGTCGGATCACTAGAAGGTTGAACCTTTCACAAGGTCAGCCTCCTCGCAGATAA
- the map gene encoding type I methionyl aminopeptidase has protein sequence MNNILNKEEIADLKVNGHKLALLVDQLKAEIKPGVTADKIETLALKLFDQAGLTPAFLNYYVYGAGNFPASTCISVNEEVVHGIPLKTKVFKEGDLVSIDLGAGYNGVYTDMAVTVPVGEISDADAKLLKFTEDSLYRGIEAAKSGNTIGHIGEAVEKVANLNNLGIVRDYVGHGIGRKPHLPPQIPNYGEAGEGITIAEGMALAIEPMLTLGRGETDVRPDGWTVVTSDHSKAAHFEHTIIIENGLPVIITKV, from the coding sequence ATGAATAATATTCTCAACAAGGAAGAAATCGCAGATCTCAAGGTTAACGGTCACAAATTGGCCTTGCTTGTTGATCAGCTCAAGGCCGAGATCAAGCCTGGCGTCACGGCCGACAAAATCGAGACTCTTGCTTTGAAACTTTTTGACCAGGCCGGGTTGACCCCAGCGTTTCTCAACTATTATGTATATGGGGCCGGGAATTTTCCAGCAAGCACGTGTATTTCCGTGAACGAAGAAGTAGTCCATGGTATTCCACTAAAGACCAAGGTTTTCAAGGAAGGCGATCTCGTCTCCATCGATCTTGGTGCTGGATACAACGGTGTCTATACCGACATGGCCGTCACTGTGCCGGTTGGCGAAATAAGCGATGCTGATGCCAAGCTTCTCAAATTTACCGAAGATTCACTCTATCGCGGGATCGAGGCGGCGAAGTCAGGGAATACGATCGGGCATATCGGTGAAGCAGTCGAAAAAGTCGCCAATCTGAATAATTTGGGCATCGTCAGGGATTACGTTGGTCACGGAATTGGCCGAAAACCCCACTTACCACCTCAGATTCCGAATTACGGCGAGGCAGGAGAAGGAATTACTATCGCTGAAGGAATGGCCTTGGCGATCGAGCCTATGCTGACGCTTGGGAGGGGCGAGACGGATGTTCGGCCCGATGGCTGGACCGTAGTCACTTCAGATCACAGCAAAGCGGCCCATTTCGAGCACACAATTATTATAGAAAATGGTTTACCAGTAATTATAACGAAGGTATAG
- a CDS encoding nucleoside monophosphate kinase, with the protein MAKKTIYSFLGLPGSGKGTQAELFLKEIGADLFISVGTLIREYMARNEDSDYARAVKERYDSGEPQPDDVAIKLLSDYLHEATGTIILDNFPFGRGQAEFLLNFIKENPEWAGPVVIYIKIKPETSLARIAGRLTCTQCGGTYDSSVRGNCPKCGTILETRADDESEIVKNRLSFYIPKMEEVIDYLRQENVKLFEIDGERSVEAIALELAMIAHE; encoded by the coding sequence ATGGCGAAGAAGACAATATATTCATTTCTAGGATTACCAGGATCGGGCAAAGGCACACAGGCCGAGCTCTTTTTGAAAGAAATTGGGGCGGATTTATTTATCAGTGTTGGCACGCTGATCAGAGAATACATGGCCCGAAATGAAGATTCCGACTATGCCAGAGCGGTCAAGGAGAGATATGACAGTGGCGAGCCACAGCCTGACGACGTAGCTATCAAGCTTTTGAGCGATTATTTGCACGAGGCAACTGGCACCATCATCCTAGACAATTTTCCTTTTGGTCGAGGCCAAGCCGAATTCTTGCTGAATTTTATCAAAGAAAATCCTGAATGGGCTGGACCAGTTGTCATCTATATTAAGATCAAGCCAGAAACTTCACTCGCTCGCATCGCCGGGAGACTGACCTGCACGCAGTGCGGCGGGACTTATGACAGCTCTGTACGGGGTAACTGCCCAAAATGTGGCACAATACTCGAGACCAGAGCTGATGATGAATCTGAAATCGTCAAGAATAGACTATCTTTCTATATTCCAAAAATGGAAGAAGTCATCGATTATCTACGCCAAGAAAATGTAAAATTATTTGAGATTGACGGCGAGCGTAGCGTAGAAGCTATCGCGCTTGAACTTGCCATGATTGCGCATGAATAA
- the secY gene encoding preprotein translocase subunit SecY produces MDKLLKFWEYKDLRNKILVAGGLLLLTRILAHVPLPGVNLQQLETFFSQNQVFGFLNMFSGGTMANFSIILMGVGPYITASIIFQLLGMIFPAVEQLQKEGEAGRQKITQYTRLATVPLAIIQAYSMLVLLRNQGIIPTWTPFDLLTMLISVTAGSMLLMWIGELITEKGIGNGTSMIIALGILSGIPSQVRDTALLLQSGDSSKIIGAIVFLVVFLLITAAIIMIQEGQRNIPVTYARKSRNGQSGGYSSHLPIRVNIAGVIPIIFAMSILVIPGFMAKYLETARSVWLANFAKGVNSFLANEVWYGVLYFALVIIFTYFYTSVVFKPEQIAENLQKQSGFIPGIRPGTETKKYLGLVINRITLFGALFLGLIAVLPFIIQSLTNLTTLVLGGTGILIVVSVVIETMRQVQSQITMHTYERY; encoded by the coding sequence ATGGATAAATTACTGAAATTTTGGGAGTACAAAGACTTACGCAACAAAATCCTGGTAGCAGGTGGACTTTTGCTGTTGACCAGAATCCTAGCTCACGTCCCGCTACCTGGGGTCAATCTTCAGCAATTAGAGACTTTCTTCTCTCAAAACCAGGTGTTTGGCTTCCTAAACATGTTTTCCGGTGGTACTATGGCCAACTTTTCAATTATCCTGATGGGTGTTGGCCCATACATTACTGCATCTATTATATTTCAATTACTCGGTATGATTTTTCCTGCCGTCGAGCAACTCCAAAAAGAGGGTGAAGCTGGACGTCAGAAGATCACACAATACACTAGACTAGCCACAGTCCCACTTGCGATCATTCAGGCTTACTCAATGCTGGTCCTTCTTCGCAATCAGGGAATCATTCCGACCTGGACTCCTTTTGATCTCTTGACCATGCTTATTTCCGTCACGGCCGGCTCAATGCTGTTGATGTGGATTGGCGAGTTGATCACAGAAAAGGGGATAGGCAATGGAACTTCGATGATTATCGCCCTTGGCATTCTCTCGGGCATACCTTCTCAGGTTCGTGATACTGCTTTGCTGTTGCAAAGCGGGGACAGTTCCAAAATTATTGGTGCGATCGTATTTCTAGTAGTGTTCCTACTTATCACCGCCGCCATTATTATGATTCAGGAAGGACAGCGCAATATTCCTGTTACCTATGCCCGAAAATCGCGTAATGGCCAATCTGGAGGCTACTCAAGCCATCTGCCAATCAGGGTCAATATCGCAGGTGTGATTCCTATTATCTTTGCCATGAGCATCCTGGTCATCCCTGGTTTCATGGCCAAATACTTAGAGACCGCTAGATCAGTTTGGCTGGCCAACTTTGCCAAAGGCGTGAACTCCTTCCTCGCAAATGAAGTTTGGTACGGCGTACTATATTTCGCTTTAGTCATTATCTTCACATATTTCTACACCAGCGTAGTTTTCAAGCCTGAGCAAATCGCCGAAAACCTGCAGAAACAGAGTGGCTTCATCCCTGGCATTCGTCCGGGCACCGAAACCAAGAAATATCTCGGGTTAGTCATCAATCGTATTACTCTTTTTGGCGCACTCTTCTTGGGTCTGATCGCAGTCTTGCCATTTATCATACAATCTCTTACCAACCTAACCACCTTGGTCCTGGGCGGCACGGGCATATTGATCGTGGTCTCCGTCGTGATCGAAACAATGCGACAAGTTCAATCTCAGATCACCATGCATACTTACGAACGATATTAA
- a CDS encoding laccase domain-containing protein, giving the protein MSLPDLRDDLTSRTMQGWDLSYLHSTGKQGDFPIGNVQDPDTTAVAARIAIEQTIGKAYGPIVHMSLAHKEHNQVLVLNEMPNSHTTVNCDSIIFPRWWRISLETLVADCACIVVMGFDHMAFMHVGRPELFGGLIQSFMQKWPDSPEETSLFIGPAICGKHYELPDISAVAGTDLDRFACKTVWDTQGYDVTSAIEWVFADHGVDQILRFNCGIPNAHDCPFCARLGGATRWGSDQYCRVKGLDPEHPYSPRDCAFLHRTR; this is encoded by the coding sequence ATGTCACTGCCAGATTTACGCGACGACTTGACAAGTCGTACGATGCAAGGGTGGGATCTGTCCTACCTTCATTCAACTGGGAAACAAGGTGATTTCCCGATAGGCAATGTGCAAGACCCAGATACTACTGCCGTAGCGGCCCGTATCGCAATCGAGCAAACAATTGGAAAGGCCTATGGACCAATTGTCCATATGTCCCTCGCTCACAAAGAGCACAATCAAGTCCTGGTACTAAACGAGATGCCAAATTCTCATACCACGGTCAATTGTGACTCGATCATTTTCCCACGCTGGTGGCGAATCAGCCTTGAGACTTTGGTTGCTGATTGCGCATGCATCGTAGTGATGGGATTTGACCACATGGCCTTCATGCATGTCGGTCGGCCGGAACTGTTCGGAGGCTTGATCCAGAGTTTCATGCAGAAATGGCCTGACTCCCCGGAGGAAACGTCGCTCTTTATCGGGCCAGCTATCTGCGGTAAGCACTACGAGCTACCAGACATTAGCGCTGTAGCTGGTACGGATCTGGACAGGTTTGCTTGCAAGACCGTCTGGGACACTCAGGGCTATGATGTCACCAGCGCCATAGAGTGGGTTTTCGCCGATCATGGTGTCGACCAAATCCTGCGTTTCAACTGCGGAATTCCGAATGCTCACGATTGTCCATTCTGCGCACGATTAGGCGGAGCGACCAGATGGGGGTCCGATCAGTATTGCCGGGTCAAAGGGTTAGACCCGGAGCACCCCTATTCACCGCGCGATTGCGCATTTTTGCATCGCACCAGATAA
- a CDS encoding YkgJ family cysteine cluster protein — protein sequence MSDKHTCDRCGICCKHFLINLDEQEYRSGKFQLFFGDIDLIEDFELASGCGANLLAKNDDGGCIYLENDNCSIHTDRPKVCREFFCKSDDQRYGKMIELIQRSKAEIAE from the coding sequence ATGAGCGACAAACACACATGTGATCGATGCGGCATCTGTTGCAAGCATTTCCTTATCAATCTCGACGAACAGGAGTACCGCTCTGGGAAATTCCAGCTCTTTTTTGGTGACATAGATCTCATTGAAGATTTTGAATTGGCAAGCGGATGCGGCGCCAATCTCCTAGCCAAGAATGATGATGGCGGCTGTATATACCTGGAAAATGATAATTGTAGCATCCACACCGACAGGCCGAAGGTGTGTCGAGAATTCTTCTGCAAATCGGACGACCAGCGATATGGCAAGATGATAGAACTGATTCAACGATCCAAGGCCGAGATAGCAGAATGA